AGATTCCGGCGTTGAAAGGAACCCGGCTCGGAACCGATGAGGTAATTGAGATTAAACCCGAACCCGATGGTCCGGTGTGCGCGCTGGTGTTTAAGACAATTTCCGAAGCCCATGTTGGTGATATGCACTATGTGCGAGTTTTTCGAGGGAAACTGGAGCCGGGAATGGTGGTGGTGAATGGGACGAACCAGCGGGACGAGAAAATCAACCAGATTTACATTGTCAAAGGCAAGGAACGGAGTGAAGTGGCGCGCTTGACAACAGGAATGATTGGGGCACTGGTTAAGTTGCGCGATACCCACACCGGCGATACCCTTTCTGATAAGAAGGAGCCGGTGCGGCTGGCACCGATTGTTTTCCCCAAGCCATCAATTTCGGTTGCGATTGTTCCTCAAAGTAAAGGAGATGAAGAGCGAGTTTCTAATGGACTCGCCCGACTTCATGAAGAAGACCCGACCTTTTCTTATGAATACAATGCCGAGTTAGGCCAGCAATTGATTAACGGTATGGGTGAGTTGCATCTTGATGTCATTATCGGTCGGCTCAAACGGCGGTTCGATGTGAATGTCGATATTGAGAAACCCCGAATTCCTTATCGTGAAACAATTACCCGCAAAGCCGAGGCGCAGGGGAAGCACAAAAAACAGACTGGTGGTAGAGGTCAGTATGGCGATGTCTGGCTCAGAATCGAACCAAAGGGCAGGGGTGAGGGTTTTGAGTTTGTCGATGAGATTTATGGCGGTGCGATACCGGCGAAGTACATCCCTTCGGTTGAGAAAGGTGTTGTTGAAGCGATGGAGAAGGGTGTGCTTGCCGGGTACCGGATGATGGACATCAAAGCCACCGTTTACGACGGTTCCTACCATGAGGTCGACTCCTCGGATATCGCGTTTAAAATTGCGGGCGGTTTGGCGTTCAAAAATGCCTGCGAGAAGGCGGGCGTTGTGCTGCTTGAGCCAATTATGAGGATTGAAGTGACTGTACCGGACCGCTACACCGGAGATGTGATTGGTGATTTGAACGCGCGCCGGGGCAGGATAATGGGTATGGAAATGCAGGGTGGATTACAGGTAATCAAGGCGCAGGTGCCGCTTGCGGAAATGTATAAATACTCCAACAGTCTTCGTTCAATGACCCAGGGTCGAGGATTTTTCACGATGGAGTTTGACCATTACGAGGAAGTGCCCCGTGAGATTGCCGCTAAGATAATTGAAGAGGCAAAACGGGTAAAAGAAGAGGCGAAGGAGTAAAATCAGTAAATTTCGTACCAGGGACGCTGGACCCGTTTCCTGACCAGTAACGCAATTAATACGCCACAGACAAAACCGCCAATGTGCACGAAATAAGCCACGCCACCACCGGTTCCCGGTGAAGAGGAGCAACCGTACAGGATTTGGAACAGTATCCAGAATCCTAAGAGAAGTGAAGCGGGAAGATAGATTAAACGGATAAAGAAAAAGAAGGGGACCAGGGTTAAAATCCGGGCACGCGGAAAGAAAACAAAATAGGCGCCCATTATTCCAGAAATTGCACCGGAGGCACCGATGGTAGGGATGCGCGAAAAAGGAGCGACCAACACCTGGAGTAGATTGCCGGCAAGTCCGGAGATGATATAAACAAAGAGGTAAAAGAAATGGCCCAGAGTGTCTTCGACATTGTCACCAAATATCCAGAGGTAGAGCATATTGCCTAAAAAGTGAAACCAACCGCCATGCATAAACATAGAACTGAAAAGGGTCCAGAGGCTCTGTCCCTGGACGATTTTTGCCGGTATCATACCAAACTGCCTTATCTGCCATTCAAAAGCCTCGGGCGAACGGGTGAACTGTAATATCCAAACCACCGAACAGGCACCGATGAGACAGTAGTTAATATAGGGCCGATGCCGGGATTTGATGTCATCGTAAAGTGGAATCATCGTTTTTGGGGAACAAGGAGCGCAATACTGAGTGCGGCGATGCTCTTACGTTTAAGGGCAATCCTGGTGCCTTCGGTTGTCTTTGCCTTTAACCCAATGAGTACCGGAGCAATTTTTAACTGTTTCGCAACATTTTCTCTAATTGCAACAACAAAGGGCGTAAGGCGCGGGATGTCGGTGATTAGTATTGAGTCAATCTGTGCCACCTGCCAGCGAGACCGTTTGATTCGTTTAACAACGGTTTGTAACAATTCGGTACTGCAGGCGTTTTGGTACTTCGGGTCACTGTCCGGGAACAGGGTGCCGATGTCGGGCAGCGCCAGCGCGCCGAGCAGGGCATCAATGATGGAATGAACGAGTACATCGGCATCAGAGTAGCCCATCAATCCATAAGAGCAGGGGATATGTATACCGCCCAGTATCAAAGGGCGTCCTTTTTTTAGAAGATGGGCGTCAAAACCGAGGCCGACACGGTAGGGAAGAATATGCTTCAAGATGGCTATATTTTACTCGTTTGGTCTTGATGGTCAAGGATTCGGGAAAGGTAAATTTC
The nucleotide sequence above comes from candidate division WOR-3 bacterium. Encoded proteins:
- the ispF gene encoding 2-C-methyl-D-erythritol 2,4-cyclodiphosphate synthase, with translation MLPYRVGLGFDAHLLKKGRPLILGGIHIPCSYGLMGYSDADVLVHSIIDALLGALALPDIGTLFPDSDPKYQNACSTELLQTVVKRIKRSRWQVAQIDSILITDIPRLTPFVVAIRENVAKQLKIAPVLIGLKAKTTEGTRIALKRKSIAALSIALLVPQKR
- a CDS encoding rhomboid family intramembrane serine protease, which translates into the protein MIPLYDDIKSRHRPYINYCLIGACSVVWILQFTRSPEAFEWQIRQFGMIPAKIVQGQSLWTLFSSMFMHGGWFHFLGNMLYLWIFGDNVEDTLGHFFYLFVYIISGLAGNLLQVLVAPFSRIPTIGASGAISGIMGAYFVFFPRARILTLVPFFFFIRLIYLPASLLLGFWILFQILYGCSSSPGTGGGVAYFVHIGGFVCGVLIALLVRKRVQRPWYEIY
- the fusA gene encoding elongation factor G; its protein translation is MKDYKAEQIRNIGFLGHGGSGKTSLCESLLFTMKQNNRLGSVDAGTSLLDYDEDEIARKISINLSLGYGEYRDVLINLVDTPGYADFFGNVVSAVRAIDCAVVVVDATSGVEVGTEMAWRRLEELQLPRVVFINKLTRENTSFDTIAEEVRKIFGSKVTPVYIPIGKESGLKGVVDLLNDKAYLYENGARKEIPVPAEMNEAIRQWKERLIEAAAEVDETLMEKFLEGAEITPDEMRTAVRQGIKAGVVYPLMGGDALTQVGVDQILDLAVDVLPSPVEIPALKGTRLGTDEVIEIKPEPDGPVCALVFKTISEAHVGDMHYVRVFRGKLEPGMVVVNGTNQRDEKINQIYIVKGKERSEVARLTTGMIGALVKLRDTHTGDTLSDKKEPVRLAPIVFPKPSISVAIVPQSKGDEERVSNGLARLHEEDPTFSYEYNAELGQQLINGMGELHLDVIIGRLKRRFDVNVDIEKPRIPYRETITRKAEAQGKHKKQTGGRGQYGDVWLRIEPKGRGEGFEFVDEIYGGAIPAKYIPSVEKGVVEAMEKGVLAGYRMMDIKATVYDGSYHEVDSSDIAFKIAGGLAFKNACEKAGVVLLEPIMRIEVTVPDRYTGDVIGDLNARRGRIMGMEMQGGLQVIKAQVPLAEMYKYSNSLRSMTQGRGFFTMEFDHYEEVPREIAAKIIEEAKRVKEEAKE